The proteins below are encoded in one region of Alosa sapidissima isolate fAloSap1 chromosome 24, fAloSap1.pri, whole genome shotgun sequence:
- the LOC121699568 gene encoding C-C motif chemokine 4 homolog isoform X1, whose protein sequence is MKMKMKLSCVTAAAVAVLVLVLCSQGQSKSVDTPDKSCFEYYTKRIPLEAIKGYKVTSPICPDKGVFFVTVKDKELCANPEVKEVQYIMYRVKRRPLPNSIISPRSIIP, encoded by the exons atgaagatgaagatgaagctGTCCTGtgtcactgctgctgctgttgctgttctgGTGCTGGTGCTCTGCTCCCAGGGACAAAGCAAGT CGGTCGATACACCAGATAAAAGCTGTTTTGAGTATTACACCAAGCGGATTCCACTCGAAGCCATAAAAGGCTATAAAGTGACCAGCCCCATCTGCCCCGATAAGGGAGTCTT cttTGTGACTGTGAAGGACAAAGAACTGTGCGCCAACCCAGAGGTCAAGGAAGTCCAGTACATTATGTACAGAGTGAAGAGGCGTCCTCTGCCAAATTCTATTATTAGTCCCCGCTCCATCATTCCATAA
- the LOC121699568 gene encoding C-C motif chemokine 4 homolog isoform X2: MKMKMKLSCVTAAAVAVLVLVLCSQGQSKFDTPDKSCFEYYTKRIPLEAIKGYKVTSPICPDKGVFFVTVKDKELCANPEVKEVQYIMYRVKRRPLPNSIISPRSIIP, from the exons atgaagatgaagatgaagctGTCCTGtgtcactgctgctgctgttgctgttctgGTGCTGGTGCTCTGCTCCCAGGGACAAAGCAAGT TCGATACACCAGATAAAAGCTGTTTTGAGTATTACACCAAGCGGATTCCACTCGAAGCCATAAAAGGCTATAAAGTGACCAGCCCCATCTGCCCCGATAAGGGAGTCTT cttTGTGACTGTGAAGGACAAAGAACTGTGCGCCAACCCAGAGGTCAAGGAAGTCCAGTACATTATGTACAGAGTGAAGAGGCGTCCTCTGCCAAATTCTATTATTAGTCCCCGCTCCATCATTCCATAA